A part of Betaproteobacteria bacterium genomic DNA contains:
- a CDS encoding EAL domain-containing protein produces MNTNHSDTAPWREPTRPVAQAFGLLATALFALALFYAMHVWQSVQRERSTELANVVALASRSAELALQRYEELLPVLAGSLREARDTEQVQAHVADYRQALPGVIAVDLFKLDGTHVTSDAAEDAPAFEQRTVDLHGRARNRSLVRRQGLVPGRPVWWSNGSGWALPVRVVAGSRSGSDEPEFIVSALLDTRRLESLWGHLQLPADTRLGLVSDSGDAVWRMPAEQAESAGGAHSNSPFWQRLRDAGFPASGEFRNGGVFSGDREGYLFHRMGGYPLTAFVAVPRHSLWATWLDRVQLPIALFALALAGLVFAAAWSHRQQRTRESERDVAETVLREQETEIQRQAALLDQTQRAARVGGWELDTVTGGLYWTDETHRIHETEPGQYTPSLEGALDFCTPESRETLRSAVERSVQSAQSWDADLELVTAQGRRIWVRVTGHSDAGPSGLPLRVSGSYQDVTDRHRADEQIRRLAQYDELTSLANRNLFTHHLMHAIARAERYGKHLAVLFVDLDRFKNINDTLGHDTGDMVLKAMARRLSENMRQSDLVARLGGDEFVVVADELEDIETVTDIAQKLLTVIEQPVVYQAQELALTASVGIATYPQDGRDLQSLLKHADIAMYRAKDQGKNRFAFYSSGMHTTNVDRLSLEAQLKKAVVEQTQFVLHYQPKVSVREGRIIGAEALVRWVSPDRGLVPPNEFIPIAEETGLISSIGEWVLESACRQAAAWVRKGLPPVRVAVNLSARQFYSPGFIDSVRRILAESEVRPGAIELELTESMMMQNVQHVADLLMELKLLGLHISVDDFGTGYSSLGYLKRLPLDALKIDRSFVRDVPGDQDDVAITSAVVALAHSLRLKVVAEGVETDEQLAFLRELGCDEIQGFLFSKPVPAEDFEDLLRRDVRLGPAAARNAA; encoded by the coding sequence ATGAACACCAACCACTCCGACACTGCCCCGTGGCGCGAACCAACCCGTCCCGTCGCTCAGGCCTTCGGCCTGCTCGCCACAGCTCTGTTCGCCCTTGCCCTGTTCTACGCAATGCATGTCTGGCAATCCGTCCAGCGAGAGCGGTCCACCGAACTGGCGAATGTGGTGGCTCTGGCCTCGCGCTCGGCCGAACTGGCCCTGCAGCGCTACGAGGAACTTCTTCCGGTTCTGGCGGGCAGTCTTCGCGAGGCACGCGACACGGAACAGGTGCAGGCGCACGTTGCGGACTACAGGCAGGCGCTGCCGGGCGTGATCGCGGTCGATCTCTTCAAGCTCGACGGCACCCACGTGACTTCGGACGCCGCAGAGGACGCCCCCGCGTTCGAGCAGAGAACGGTTGATCTCCACGGCCGAGCGCGCAATCGAAGCCTGGTTCGGCGCCAGGGTCTCGTTCCCGGCCGGCCCGTCTGGTGGTCCAACGGCAGCGGCTGGGCATTGCCGGTCCGCGTAGTCGCCGGATCGCGATCGGGATCGGACGAACCGGAATTCATCGTGAGCGCGCTCCTGGACACACGGCGGCTGGAATCGCTCTGGGGACATCTTCAGCTTCCCGCGGACACGCGTCTTGGACTGGTCTCCGACTCGGGCGACGCCGTCTGGAGGATGCCGGCGGAACAGGCGGAGTCCGCGGGCGGCGCCCACAGCAATTCCCCTTTCTGGCAGAGGCTGCGCGATGCGGGCTTTCCCGCTTCCGGCGAATTCCGCAACGGTGGAGTTTTCTCAGGTGATCGGGAGGGGTATCTCTTCCATCGCATGGGGGGGTATCCGCTGACGGCTTTCGTTGCCGTTCCCCGCCATTCCCTCTGGGCCACCTGGCTGGACCGCGTGCAGCTTCCCATCGCGCTGTTTGCGCTGGCGCTGGCCGGGCTGGTATTCGCAGCTGCATGGTCGCATCGGCAGCAGCGGACTCGCGAATCCGAGCGTGACGTGGCTGAAACGGTCTTGCGCGAACAGGAGACCGAGATCCAGCGCCAGGCAGCACTGCTGGACCAGACTCAGCGCGCCGCGCGGGTCGGTGGATGGGAACTCGACACGGTCACGGGGGGACTCTACTGGACCGACGAGACTCACCGGATCCACGAGACGGAGCCCGGCCAGTACACCCCTTCGCTCGAAGGTGCGCTCGACTTCTGCACGCCCGAGAGCCGGGAGACGTTACGGTCGGCCGTAGAACGTTCCGTGCAGTCGGCGCAATCCTGGGACGCCGATCTGGAACTTGTCACCGCGCAGGGGCGGCGGATCTGGGTGCGCGTGACCGGGCATTCCGACGCCGGACCCTCGGGGTTGCCGCTTCGGGTCTCCGGCTCCTACCAGGACGTCACCGACCGGCATCGTGCCGATGAACAGATACGCCGCCTCGCGCAATACGACGAGCTCACGTCGCTGGCGAACCGCAATCTCTTCACGCACCATCTCATGCACGCGATCGCCCGCGCAGAGCGTTACGGGAAGCATCTCGCCGTGCTGTTCGTCGATCTCGATCGGTTCAAGAACATCAACGACACCCTCGGCCACGATACCGGCGACATGGTCCTCAAGGCCATGGCCCGCCGGCTTTCCGAGAACATGCGCCAGTCCGATCTCGTCGCGCGGCTCGGCGGAGACGAGTTCGTGGTCGTGGCCGACGAACTCGAAGACATCGAAACGGTAACGGACATCGCCCAGAAGCTGCTCACCGTGATCGAGCAGCCCGTCGTGTACCAGGCGCAGGAACTCGCTCTCACGGCCAGCGTGGGGATCGCCACCTATCCCCAGGACGGGCGCGATCTTCAGTCGCTTCTCAAGCACGCGGACATCGCGATGTACCGGGCCAAGGATCAAGGCAAGAACCGTTTTGCCTTCTATTCCTCCGGAATGCACACGACGAACGTGGACCGCCTGTCCCTCGAGGCCCAGTTGAAGAAGGCCGTCGTGGAGCAAACCCAGTTCGTGCTGCATTACCAGCCGAAGGTGTCCGTGCGGGAAGGACGGATCATCGGGGCGGAAGCACTGGTGCGTTGGGTGAGCCCCGACCGCGGCCTGGTGCCGCCGAACGAGTTCATACCCATCGCCGAAGAAACGGGCCTCATTTCCTCCATTGGCGAGTGGGTCCTGGAGTCGGCGTGCAGGCAGGCCGCGGCCTGGGTGCGGAAGGGGCTGCCACCCGTGCGCGTGGCGGTGAATCTCTCCGCGCGGCAGTTCTACAGCCCGGGCTTCATCGACAGCGTGCGCCGCATTCTGGCCGAGTCCGAAGTGCGTCCCGGCGCGATCGAGCTCGAGCTCACGGAAAGCATGATGATGCAGAACGTGCAGCACGTGGCGGACCTGCTCATGGAACTCAAGCTGCTCGGGCTGCACATTTCCGTGGACGATTTCGGGACGGGCTATTCCTCCCTCGGCTATCTGAAGCGATTGCCTCTCGATGCGCTGAAGATCGATCGTTCTTTCGTCCGCGATGTACCGGGCGACCAGGACGACGTTGCGATCACGAGTGCGGTGGTGGCACTTGCCCACAGCCTGCGGCTCAAGGTGGTGGCCGAAGGCGTGGAGACCGACGAACAGCTCGCATTCCTGCGCGAGCTGGGCTGCGACGAGATTCAGGGTTTCCTGTTCAGCAAGCCCGTGCCTGCAGAGGATTTCGAAGACCTGCTCCGCCGGGACGTGCGCCTCGGACCAGCGGCCGCAAGAAACGCCGCGTGA
- a CDS encoding disulfide bond formation protein B has translation MLARTILRPRLLFAAIFVGCTGLLGFGLYLQHALDLQPCPMCILQRYAFVAVGIIGLVAAIHNPAGWGRRAYAVLVALAGLAGGGVAARHTWLEHNPPAIADCGPDLEFMVGSFPLGEALPMIFRGSGDCSKVQWTWLNLSIAEWSLVAFIGIVAIAAVTWAIAGKRKA, from the coding sequence ATGCTTGCTCGCACGATCCTGAGGCCGCGGCTGCTGTTCGCGGCGATCTTCGTGGGTTGCACGGGACTGCTCGGTTTCGGGCTGTACCTGCAGCATGCCCTCGATCTCCAGCCTTGCCCGATGTGCATCCTTCAGCGCTATGCGTTCGTGGCCGTGGGGATCATTGGCCTCGTCGCCGCCATTCACAATCCGGCGGGCTGGGGACGGCGTGCATATGCCGTGCTGGTCGCATTGGCAGGCTTGGCAGGGGGAGGAGTGGCGGCCCGCCACACGTGGCTCGAACACAACCCTCCCGCCATAGCGGACTGCGGACCGGACCTCGAATTCATGGTCGGATCGTTTCCCCTGGGCGAGGCACTGCCCATGATCTTCAGAGGGTCCGGAGACTGCTCGAAAGTGCAGTGGACCTGGCTCAATCTGTCCATTGCCGAGTGGTCTCTGGTGGCCTTCATCGGCATCGTGGCGATTGCGGCCGTGACTTGGGCGATTGCCGGCAAGAGAAAGGCCTGA
- the gshB gene encoding glutathione synthase: MDIAFLIDPIDSLKAYKDSSVAMMREAARRGHAVHCFEQNALSWRQERVVARSRRIAVTQDDMAWFSAGEDSDGELSRFDAVLMRKDPPFDMEYVYATYLLEMAERGGARIHNRPRSLRDFNEKLAIARFSRFIAPTIVTRNEDDIRSFLAEQGEIVLKPLDGMGGSSVFRLGGSDPNIGVVIETLTAFGQRTVMAQRYLPDIRAGDKRVLVIDGKPAPYALARIPKEGESRGNLAAGGRGVAQPLSARDREIAEALGPELRAAGLLIVGLDIIGDHLTEVNVTSPTCMREILDQTGFSVPAMVLDALETGGV, translated from the coding sequence ATGGACATCGCCTTTCTCATTGATCCCATCGACTCGCTCAAGGCCTACAAGGATTCGTCCGTGGCGATGATGCGGGAGGCGGCGCGCCGCGGCCATGCGGTGCACTGCTTCGAGCAGAACGCCCTTTCCTGGAGGCAGGAACGAGTCGTGGCCCGGTCGCGGCGCATTGCCGTGACCCAGGACGACATGGCCTGGTTTTCTGCCGGGGAAGACTCGGACGGCGAACTGAGCCGGTTCGATGCGGTGCTGATGCGAAAGGACCCGCCGTTCGACATGGAATACGTGTATGCCACGTACCTGCTCGAGATGGCGGAACGGGGCGGAGCCCGCATCCACAACCGCCCACGCTCGTTGCGTGATTTCAACGAGAAGCTTGCCATCGCCAGATTCTCCCGCTTCATCGCGCCGACGATCGTTACACGCAACGAAGACGATATCCGTTCGTTTCTTGCCGAGCAGGGCGAGATCGTGCTGAAGCCGCTCGATGGCATGGGCGGCAGCTCGGTGTTCCGGCTGGGAGGTTCGGACCCCAACATAGGGGTTGTCATCGAGACACTCACCGCGTTCGGACAACGTACCGTGATGGCACAGAGATATCTCCCCGATATCCGTGCTGGCGACAAGCGGGTCCTTGTCATAGACGGGAAACCCGCGCCCTACGCCCTCGCGCGCATACCCAAGGAAGGGGAGTCCCGCGGCAATCTGGCAGCGGGAGGCCGGGGTGTGGCTCAACCGCTTTCCGCGAGAGACCGCGAGATTGCCGAGGCGCTGGGTCCGGAGTTGAGGGCCGCCGGTCTGCTGATCGTGGGGCTGGACATCATCGGAGATCACCTGACCGAGGTGAACGTGACAAGCCCCACCTGCATGCGCGAGATCCTCGATCAGACCGGCTTCAGCGTGCCCGCCATGGTGCTCGACGCTCTGGAGACAGGCGGCGTCTGA
- a CDS encoding EAL domain-containing protein, translating into MQQTDPRETSAGNDGGRRLGRLLAGVAVLTGLSVGLFGFAAWQSVSDELHQRAGELARLGARSAGHFHDRFVSALKGAAAELHEEDAIVDADKARGVLQRMATVVPGIHRMLLLAPGGRILADSAPSSAPAFAKEFFVSLESTGGSVKIGRPVREPSMQEWIVPMCIALGESPGVGPYSVVVTATVQSQWELVGEMGIPPNWVLALQREDGFIQGRWPAPSDAGRLFARKFEGPVGVALKAQPDLTEGYTAGASPTTGEARLYAFRRVPDYPFTMLVSVPRDSLLAAWLDRVRWPFLLFGLIALGSLWVYRRNTAQQELFTAEVARRRIRLELLNGITTDAVGGLLFDQVIHRTLAKLHHRFPGLRVSYGVLGNDEVVRFRDSIDVPGLASMAHSSIDCSGASAYTATLRAELPVVVVDWLSDARVAAFRDSSPCACVRSSLDVPFSCADDTMGVICLDALQPRYWNEDDVDTMREIAAQVGLVLRNYEAERERSAAVAQLGEREARFRRLAELSSDWFWESGPDHRFLAQREYPLHPIVNELGGNDYVGKTRWELPGITIDPDALRRHQQVLAMHLPFRDFEYERLTPAGDHRYVSVSGVPRFGEEGQFLGYEGVGRDVTERRHAEGALRASEALFSAVFNSSRDALFLGNIADGTIFDCNPRAIALFEAGSREFILSRPGHALLRHPLSRGELASRLARLDRGEAVREDLEFRTRTGRRFWAEMLATRLEMPGKRAYVVRVADITERKAAEDQIRYLAQHDALTDLPNRTYLHQAVAHAVERARRTGERVALFFMDLDRFKIINDTLGHGAGDLVLRETAHRLRHVLRASDTIARQGGDEFVVLVEDFQSQLDLIGVARKVLDAASQPFVLGGREYALSASVGVSTFPDDGADIESLFKAADIAMYRAKESGRNTFQFYAPQLNTHSVERLSLEAALRRAIDRGELRLHYQPKLELASGLVAGAEALLRWQHPEMGMLLPAQFIGIAEDSGLIDELGAWVLGEACRQLSVWHQAGLTDLSIAVNVSGRQFLQGHVLGQVTAALQAANLRPRHLEVELTESTVMSNPDLATRTLKELHDLGVSVAIDDFGTGYSSLAHLKRFPVATLKIDRSFVQGLPDDPEDAAIAQAILALARSLGLRVVAEGVDFPRQLVFLAAHGCDFVQGYCVARPLPPAAFARFAADLTLETGTGGPV; encoded by the coding sequence ATGCAGCAGACCGACCCACGAGAAACTTCCGCAGGCAACGACGGCGGCCGCCGACTGGGCCGGCTGCTGGCCGGCGTCGCCGTTCTCACGGGTCTGTCCGTCGGCTTGTTCGGATTCGCCGCATGGCAGTCGGTCAGCGACGAACTGCACCAGCGGGCGGGCGAACTGGCGCGGCTGGGAGCCCGGTCCGCGGGCCACTTCCATGACAGGTTCGTCAGCGCACTGAAGGGCGCCGCGGCCGAACTCCATGAAGAAGACGCGATCGTCGACGCCGACAAGGCCAGGGGGGTCCTTCAGCGGATGGCCACGGTGGTGCCCGGCATCCATCGGATGCTGCTGCTGGCGCCCGGCGGCCGGATCCTCGCGGATTCCGCGCCCTCCTCGGCACCGGCCTTCGCGAAGGAGTTCTTCGTCAGCCTGGAATCCACCGGCGGATCAGTCAAGATCGGCCGTCCGGTCCGCGAACCTTCCATGCAGGAATGGATCGTTCCCATGTGTATCGCCTTGGGGGAATCCCCCGGTGTGGGGCCCTACAGCGTCGTGGTCACCGCGACGGTGCAGAGCCAATGGGAACTCGTCGGCGAGATGGGGATTCCCCCCAACTGGGTTCTGGCGCTTCAGCGTGAAGACGGGTTCATTCAGGGGCGCTGGCCGGCCCCTTCGGACGCCGGCCGGCTGTTCGCCCGGAAATTCGAAGGCCCGGTCGGAGTGGCTCTCAAGGCGCAGCCGGATCTCACGGAAGGCTATACCGCGGGGGCGAGCCCGACGACGGGTGAAGCACGCCTCTACGCCTTCCGCCGTGTCCCGGATTATCCCTTCACGATGCTCGTCTCCGTGCCGCGCGACAGCCTTCTCGCGGCATGGCTCGATCGCGTGCGGTGGCCATTCCTTCTCTTCGGACTCATCGCGCTGGGCAGCCTCTGGGTCTATCGGCGCAATACGGCTCAGCAGGAGCTGTTCACGGCAGAGGTGGCAAGACGCCGGATCCGCCTGGAACTGCTGAACGGAATCACGACCGACGCCGTCGGTGGCCTGCTCTTCGACCAGGTGATCCACCGCACTCTCGCCAAACTGCATCACCGTTTTCCGGGTCTGCGCGTCTCGTACGGGGTCCTGGGCAATGACGAAGTCGTGCGGTTCCGGGATTCGATCGATGTACCCGGACTCGCCTCCATGGCCCACAGCTCGATCGACTGCTCCGGCGCTTCCGCATATACCGCCACGCTGCGTGCCGAACTGCCCGTCGTCGTCGTCGATTGGCTCAGTGACGCACGGGTGGCGGCGTTCCGGGACTCGAGTCCGTGCGCCTGCGTCCGTTCGAGCCTCGATGTGCCCTTCTCCTGCGCCGATGACACGATGGGCGTCATCTGTCTGGATGCTCTTCAGCCTCGCTACTGGAACGAAGACGATGTGGACACCATGCGGGAGATCGCAGCCCAGGTGGGGCTGGTTCTTCGCAATTACGAGGCCGAACGCGAGCGGTCCGCAGCCGTGGCGCAGCTCGGTGAGCGCGAGGCGCGATTTCGCCGGCTGGCGGAGCTTTCTTCCGACTGGTTCTGGGAATCCGGACCGGACCACCGGTTCCTGGCGCAACGCGAGTATCCGTTGCATCCGATCGTCAACGAACTGGGCGGCAATGACTACGTGGGCAAGACACGCTGGGAGCTTCCCGGCATCACCATCGACCCCGATGCATTGCGACGCCACCAGCAGGTGCTCGCCATGCACTTGCCATTCCGCGATTTCGAGTACGAACGGCTGACACCGGCTGGCGATCATCGCTACGTATCCGTCAGCGGCGTTCCACGCTTCGGCGAGGAGGGCCAGTTCCTGGGCTATGAAGGTGTCGGGCGCGACGTCACGGAGCGCCGCCACGCGGAAGGGGCGCTGCGTGCGAGTGAAGCCCTCTTCAGCGCCGTTTTCAACAGTTCGCGGGACGCCCTGTTCCTGGGCAACATCGCCGACGGCACGATTTTCGACTGCAATCCCCGTGCGATCGCATTGTTCGAGGCGGGGTCGCGCGAGTTCATCCTGAGCCGGCCCGGCCACGCGTTGCTGCGGCACCCGCTTTCCCGCGGCGAACTTGCGTCCCGTCTCGCGCGATTGGACCGCGGTGAAGCCGTGCGCGAGGATCTGGAGTTCCGGACCCGCACCGGCCGCAGGTTCTGGGCCGAGATGCTTGCGACTCGGCTCGAGATGCCAGGCAAGCGCGCCTACGTGGTGCGGGTCGCCGACATCACGGAACGCAAGGCGGCCGAAGACCAGATCCGCTATCTGGCGCAGCACGACGCCCTCACCGATCTTCCCAACCGCACGTATCTCCACCAGGCCGTGGCGCATGCGGTCGAGCGCGCCAGAAGAACCGGCGAGCGCGTGGCGTTGTTCTTCATGGATCTGGACCGTTTCAAGATCATCAACGACACCCTGGGACACGGCGCGGGCGACCTCGTGCTGCGCGAGACGGCGCATCGCCTGAGACATGTGCTGCGAGCTTCCGACACCATCGCCCGCCAGGGGGGCGACGAATTCGTCGTACTTGTCGAAGACTTCCAGTCGCAGCTCGACCTGATCGGTGTCGCGCGCAAGGTGCTCGATGCCGCGAGTCAGCCCTTCGTCCTCGGCGGGAGGGAATACGCACTGTCGGCGAGCGTGGGCGTCAGTACGTTTCCCGACGACGGCGCGGACATCGAATCACTGTTCAAGGCGGCGGACATCGCCATGTACCGGGCGAAGGAATCCGGCCGCAACACCTTCCAGTTCTACGCGCCGCAGCTCAACACCCACTCGGTGGAGCGGCTGTCGCTGGAGGCCGCCTTGCGGCGCGCCATCGATCGGGGCGAGCTCAGGCTTCACTATCAGCCCAAGCTGGAACTGGCCTCGGGTCTGGTCGCGGGGGCCGAGGCGCTGCTGCGGTGGCAGCATCCTGAAATGGGCATGCTCCTGCCCGCCCAGTTCATCGGGATCGCGGAAGACAGCGGTCTCATCGACGAACTCGGGGCGTGGGTCCTTGGCGAGGCCTGCCGCCAGCTGAGCGTCTGGCACCAGGCGGGACTCACCGATCTCTCCATCGCGGTGAACGTGTCCGGACGCCAGTTTCTGCAGGGCCACGTGCTGGGACAGGTGACGGCTGCGCTCCAGGCCGCGAACCTGCGGCCGAGGCACCTTGAGGTGGAACTCACGGAAAGTACGGTCATGTCCAATCCCGATCTCGCCACACGGACGCTCAAGGAACTGCACGATCTTGGCGTGAGCGTGGCGATCGACGATTTCGGAACGGGGTATTCGTCGCTCGCGCATCTCAAGCGCTTTCCGGTGGCTACCCTCAAGATAGACCGGTCGTTCGTGCAGGGCCTGCCGGATGACCCGGAGGACGCCGCCATCGCACAAGCCATCCTCGCGCTGGCCAGGAGCCTCGGGCTTCGTGTCGTGGCGGAGGGCGTGGATTTTCCCCGGCAACTGGTGTTTCTGGCGGCCCACGGCTGCGATTTCGTCCAGGGCTACTGTGTGGCCAGGCCGCTTCCCCCCGCCGCTTTCGCGCGGTTCGCTGCAGACCTCACGCTCGAGACCGGAACGGGCGGACCCGTGTAA
- a CDS encoding ATP-binding cassette domain-containing protein: MLEIRNLDVSIGPVGILRGVDMTVGERQFVGLIGRNGAGKTTLMRAIMGILPARSGSIQYEGQVIDRMPVHLRARNGIGYMPEDRRLVPTLTVEENVLVPAWAGNRSDANERLARVYRMIPEVETFKARKALQLSGGQQKLVALARALMSGTRMLLLDEPFEGVAPVLARRLAEVISGLKSEGLSIILTESDLSHSADMLDSIYTIDRGAVSAG, encoded by the coding sequence ATGCTTGAAATCCGCAACCTCGACGTCTCCATCGGTCCCGTGGGCATTCTGCGAGGGGTCGACATGACCGTGGGCGAAAGGCAGTTCGTCGGTCTCATCGGCCGCAATGGTGCGGGAAAGACGACGCTCATGCGCGCGATCATGGGCATCCTGCCCGCCCGAAGCGGCTCCATCCAGTACGAGGGGCAGGTCATCGATCGCATGCCCGTTCACTTGCGCGCCCGCAACGGGATCGGGTACATGCCCGAAGACCGGCGACTGGTGCCGACGCTCACGGTGGAGGAGAACGTGCTGGTTCCAGCGTGGGCAGGCAACCGTTCCGATGCCAACGAGCGCCTGGCCCGCGTCTACCGCATGATTCCGGAAGTCGAAACGTTCAAGGCGCGCAAGGCCCTCCAACTCTCCGGCGGCCAGCAGAAGCTCGTGGCGCTCGCCCGGGCGCTCATGTCGGGCACGCGCATGCTGCTGCTGGATGAACCCTTCGAAGGCGTGGCGCCCGTCCTGGCACGCCGCCTCGCAGAGGTGATTTCCGGACTCAAGTCCGAAGGTCTGTCGATCATCCTCACGGAATCGGATCTCTCCCATTCCGCGGACATGCTGGACAGCATCTACACGATCGATCGCGGCGCGGTGTCGGCGGGCTGA
- a CDS encoding PLP-dependent transferase — MSQPKIPAGFNTRSIHAGQSPDPSTGAVMPPIYATSTFKQRSPGEHTGFEYARTQNPTRMAFERCIADLEGGSSAWAFASGLAAMGTVLEVLEAGSHIVAVDDMYGGSWRLFERVRARSMGLKVSYCNPDDPASIERALLPETRMIWVETPSNPLLKVTDLRAVARIGRARNILTVCDNTFASPYVQRPLELGFDIVVHSVTKYINGHSDAVGGVVVIGDNAQLNERLSFMQNAVGAIMDPFTSFLVLRGLKTLPLRMERHCTNALELAHWLDAHPRTEKVLYPGLPKHPQHGLAAAQMQGFGGMVSVFLRTDLAGTKRFLERCELFTLAESLGGVESLVGHPGLMSHASLPAERRAALGLTDNLVRLSVGIEDTADLKRDLEAAFSAI, encoded by the coding sequence ATGAGCCAGCCCAAGATCCCTGCAGGTTTCAACACCCGTTCGATTCACGCCGGCCAGTCACCCGACCCCAGCACGGGCGCGGTGATGCCTCCCATCTATGCGACGTCCACGTTCAAGCAACGCTCGCCTGGCGAACACACGGGCTTCGAGTACGCGCGGACACAGAATCCGACGCGCATGGCGTTCGAGCGGTGCATCGCGGACCTCGAAGGCGGATCGTCGGCCTGGGCGTTCGCGTCCGGTCTGGCCGCCATGGGAACCGTGCTCGAAGTGCTGGAGGCGGGCAGCCACATCGTCGCGGTCGACGACATGTATGGCGGCAGCTGGCGCCTGTTCGAACGGGTGCGTGCGCGGTCCATGGGTCTCAAGGTGTCGTACTGCAATCCGGACGATCCCGCGTCGATCGAGCGCGCTCTTCTCCCCGAGACCCGCATGATCTGGGTGGAAACACCTTCCAACCCGCTCCTCAAGGTCACCGACCTGCGAGCCGTGGCACGCATCGGGCGGGCCCGGAACATCCTCACGGTGTGTGACAACACTTTTGCGTCGCCCTACGTGCAGCGGCCTCTCGAGCTGGGTTTCGACATCGTCGTGCATTCCGTCACCAAGTACATCAATGGCCATTCCGACGCCGTCGGTGGCGTGGTGGTCATCGGTGACAACGCGCAGTTGAACGAGCGCCTGTCGTTCATGCAGAACGCGGTCGGCGCCATCATGGATCCCTTCACCAGCTTCCTCGTGCTGCGCGGGCTCAAGACGCTGCCGCTGCGCATGGAACGTCATTGCACCAATGCGCTCGAACTCGCTCACTGGCTGGATGCGCATCCGAGAACCGAGAAGGTGCTCTATCCCGGTTTGCCCAAACATCCCCAGCACGGTCTCGCGGCCGCACAGATGCAAGGATTCGGAGGCATGGTGTCCGTGTTTCTGCGGACCGATCTCGCCGGGACCAAGAGGTTTCTGGAGCGTTGTGAACTTTTCACGCTCGCGGAATCCCTGGGGGGTGTCGAGAGCCTCGTGGGTCACCCCGGACTGATGAGTCATGCGTCGCTGCCGGCGGAGCGCCGCGCAGCGCTGGGCCTGACCGACAATCTGGTGCGTCTTTCGGTGGGCATCGAGGACACCGCGGATCTCAAACGAGATCTCGAGGCCGCGTTCAGCGCCATCTGA